From the genome of Toxoplasma gondii ME49 chromosome XII, whole genome shotgun sequence:
CCGACGCTTGGTGAGGGATTGTGACCCTTAAATCCCAGCGAAATTTGAGACAGTCAAAAGTTCTAAAACTACAAACAATTACGACAGAGTTTACACGTGCGTAGGTGTAGACAAGTTCACAAAACCCCACTGTGTTAAAACACTCGCACGCCAGAGACGATGCGGGGCTGACAGTGGACGTGCTCCCCATGTAATCTGCATCTACACATGCCAATGCAGGCACAGTCCCATACATTTCCTCACACAATTTCTCCCCGGGCGTTGTCATAACAAATGTTTGGAGTGCCTCTTCACATCTTGTATCATCACCCTCCATCCACACGCCTCAGTACTCATCTCAGCTGGCATTTATGCTTCCGACACCtccaatatatatatatatatatatatatatatatatagttcTGTAGGGCAACACCTAAAACATCTGGGTGAAAGGTTTCAGGTACAGCATCACCCCTGTCGCTTCCAAAAACGGCCCTTGGGTGCTTCTTCCACCCCCGGTGTTAATACACCGCAGAAACCTCTGTTTGCTCGACCACGTGTGTAGTGAGAGTGGACTCTTGTGGTGCTCCTGTGCACCCTCACCGCCTCTCTATCTTTCAAATAAAGCAATCCGGACGTTTCTGTTTGCATATCCTGCGATGCATCATTAGTCGTTCCTTAAACGCTGTACTCTAGTTCTGTTTCCCCACCCAAACTTCAGCACCTTCCCCTCCTCGCACGACTGCTTTGTCGCCTCCCGCACAGACTCTGCTCGGTTCCTCCTTGCTACTCCCTTGGAGAGAGGTTTCGCTCCCGGAGGACTTCCCTGGGACAACACTCCTCTTTGCaggttccttctttttctttccgctgtctccgcctccctTCCCGCCCTTCGTTGCAGCAACGGAACGCGCTGCCTGAGACGCATCGAAACAAGCCTCGGTGTCTGCCTCGCCGTCCTGTTGAAGCCTGCTGGCAGTCGAAGAGGCAGGCACAGGCGGGTATATAGGATTCACAGAAGACATCAAAGTGTCATCGTATGCCGTGAGAAGACTCTGGACCTGGCGGTGAGCGTCCAGGACTTGTCGGCATCTCTGATACTTCCGCTGGCTTGCGTTGCACAAGGCAAGAATGCAGTGCTCCGCCAAAAGTTTACACGATCTCCGGTCCTCCACAGCTGGGGAAGAGACaacagctgaagaaggcccAGACACGGAAACTCCAGGAGACACTTCCTGTTGGCCTGGAGGGGAGGCAGACTGACGAGGAAGCAACACCGGCGACTGCAGCCCTGCATTGAGCATCGACGCCACAAACAATCCTCGAGCCACCTGAAAGAAAAACCAAGCCAAAgtcgggagagacaggacgccGCCAGATATCCAAAGCGATCgcaagagaaacaaacactctccgccttctccgccagtgctgtctctgtctcctccctgactccgtcggctgtctcttcttgttctttctgttgtctcttcaAAGCCCGCCTGCCGGCTCTATCTATTCTCCCTGCTGTCGCTTCGTACTCGACCAGCTTTCTGTTGTTATTCCCTCcgttgtctcgtcttctctcagctTGCTGTTCTTACATCACTTCTGCCTGTACTCTGTGGCTGCTTACAGCGTCGTCGAGGAAtccgaggcagagacggacTGTCTCTGCAACAGCTTCAGCCTCGATGGCGTCGATGTGAGGTGCTGTGAAGGCACCCATCAGCGCTGCAACTGAGCaaaacgcggagagaaacgaaagactATTTCCGGAGAGCAGAACGCGAATGACGCACATGCAAACTGCCGATAAAAGGAACAAAACACGCTCCCCATGAACCCCGGAGCGCGTTGTTGACTCCCCCCGTCATGGAGCCTCACCACGAAGCTGTTGTCAACATCATTGCAATCGGCCATTTGAAAAACGATGCCTCGTTTTATGTGGAAACAAGACTGCTTGCACAGAGACTCTGTTTAAACTTGTGCacacgaggagaaagggatGCATGCTACGGGTCTGGCTGAATCACCCGAACACCTACTGTCTTCAGAGAAGTCGTAGAAGTCTTGAGGGGTGAACCCTGTGTCAGCGTTCCTTTCGTCacccgcttcttcctcctcctgtctttctGCCTCCATTTGGTCCACGTCTGCACCGCCTCCTAGtcgttcttgtttcttcacttctttcgcgcgctcctctgtctctgcagtaGCCTCGCGACTCAGACTCGCACTTCCATTTGGCAGGCCTTCGCGGCcgccactgtctcctccctgtcCTCCAGCATTGGCACtcgtctccgcttttcttGAATGTTTATCTCTCGCCGCGATCGTCGACAGCTCTCCATCCTGAAGCCCGTTGGGGGTCCTCGAGAGAAATGAAGAGTCCGAAGGAGCCAGGAAACCTGCTTTTCCGTTCGCTTCCTGCTTCGCGTCGACGTGAAGCCCACCCTCCGCACCTCCCTCGGATGCATGTACACCCCAGGGGCCTGCGGTGTCTCTACACCCTGGAATTCTCCCCCTGGCCGGGCCGGCGTCCTCCGTGCATCTGCCTTCCCGCGTGAGAGTTGCAGCGGCTCTAGAGGTGTCTTCgatgcttctttctttcacGGACACGGCAGTAAGCCGCCTTTTGGGGGAATTCTGCAAAGATTCGCCTGGCACCTCCTCCCTCACTTCCTCcgcgaaaggcgaggagggagagaaagacagacccGAGAGACCGCAAGATAGAAGCCGCTTCGCACTCACGTGGTCGGGAACCTCTCGAGGACCTTcagcgcgagaagcagagacacccgaagcAGATgcggcagagggagaggcagaaggcacagctggaggagaagaagaaatcgacaTCGATGAGGAGAAGGTCGGGGGATAGGAGTGCCGAGCAGACGGCGGCAGAGACGATGCGGCAGACGCAGGGACAGATGCGGGAGTAGAGGAGCctggagaaaaggggaagacAGGGTGAAGACTGGCGTTCGCAGATGCAGAGTtagaacagagagaagacgagacgggagacacggaagaggaagggtgGCTAGCTGCAGCAGACAATGACGCCGAGAGACTGTCTGCCGCAGCGTAGGCGAAGCCGCTAGCGGCTGGCGTGGCGGCGCCTGCTTCCATTTTTAGATTGAGAGAAACATATGAAAGCCTGAGGGAGAAGCATGTGTCAAGGCCCTGAATTTTAAATGGCGGAGCTTCTTCGAATTCCCAAACCTCCTCAAGGAGTATAATTACATGCAATTTTACGATGAGACCTTCGATCTTTTGACTTATCAACAGAGTAGAACCAAATCACACTTATCTTGCCCCGCTTCGCTCCTCCGAAGAGAGTTCACACAAGAATGGCAACTCCCGCAAAGAGCCCCCGCGGAGACGGTGGCAGAGATTATGCAGGTTTCCTtggaagggaagaagcgaggcagaagcgtCTCGGCAGGTGTCGGCCGGAGGCGTGGATGACCTGTTTGACTTGAAGGGACAACCGGAGAGGCAAAAGCGCGCTGGAGAGAGTTCGCAGACAAGAAACGCAACGACTCCGTGAGCGAAAcaactgaaaaaagaaagagtcGCGCTTTCCAGAGAGGGGCAAGGACCGCGGCTGGCTCCCAGAGCTGGCGGGTGTCATCCTCGGAAACGGGGACGGCAGGCGACGGGAGGAAGGGGGGTAACAAAATAAGGTAGAGGAGCATTGACATGCAGCGAGATGCAGAATGTAAAGAGTcaggagcagaaagagcTTCCGAAAAaggggaacgaagagaaagaaaagaaccCAGAGAAAGTCCAAGCAGTGTTTTGCGAACTGCTCTCTCGGTGtcttcgcatgcactggaAAATAATAGCGGGAGGCTTCGCCGGGGAAAAGCGGAGGGTATTTGTCAGCCTGAACTTCTGTTTCCCTGCGTCGTTCCTCTTGTTCTGTTCCTCATTTCTCCACAGCATCGCTCCGTGCGCCGAACGAGGAAAACCGCTTGCCATGCCCCTTCGCCttaggtgtatgtacacctggaggAGAACGTGGCCGCGGGAATCAAGTTTGAGTCGACGCCTCTGTTGAGGTCTGCAGTGtcgctttctgtcgctgcttccttccgTCTTTCCTTGTCTGATCGTCTTTCTGGGAAGCACAACTCGGAAAAGGGAGCAACTGAAAACGCAGGGGACTACGAGAACGTCGATCACACCGCTGGGGGGGGCGACGGATAAACACCAGCTTGTGTACGCGTGGAAATTTTTCCGGAATACGTGAGAAGCGACTAGCTCGACACGAATCAAAAGTCAGAGCCACCCGAGTTGCCGAATATCTTCAATTTGCTCATCCAGAGCCGTGTGGTCAACTGGAACTTGTGCGacccccctctctccctaCGTTATTCCAGTTCAgcgcttttttcttccacttctcgccttcttcgtctacTCGTCCCCTGTGTGTTCTCCGAAAAGGGACTGGCACAGGTTTTTGAAAGATGACACGAggtgctttcttctcctctctgtcgggCCTCCGACAGAAGGTCTGGGGGGAAAGAAACTTAGAcaacgcgttttcttctgttacAATTCCCCCTTGTGAGAAGTCTTATTTCAGACAGCCGACATCTCCGATTTcaccttctttttcctctccgtcttcctctcctgtttccttctcctccgttgCTCCCTCGCCCGGCTGCGCTCATCCTATCAGGTCTGTCCTGACCTCTCCTTCGGCCGTCACTtctatctcttcttcctcctcttctcccgccaGACTCGGCAC
Proteins encoded in this window:
- a CDS encoding hypothetical protein (encoded by transcript TGME49_245990), which codes for MEAGAATPAASGFAYAAADSLSASLSAAASHPSSSVSPVSSSLCSNSASANASLHPVFPFSPGSSTPASVPASAASSLPPSARHSYPPTFSSSMSISSSPPAVPSASPSAASASGVSASRAEGPREVPDHVSAKRLLSCGLSGLSFSPSSPFAEEVREEVPGESLQNSPKRRLTAVSVKERSIEDTSRAAATLTREGRCTEDAGPARGRIPGCRDTAGPWGVHASEGGAEGGLHVDAKQEANGKAGFLAPSDSSFLSRTPNGLQDGELSTIAARDKHSRKAETSANAGGQGGDSGGREGLPNGSASLSREATAETEERAKEVKKQERLGGGADVDQMEAERQEEEEAGDERNADTGFTPQDFYDFSEDIAALMGAFTAPHIDAIEAEAVAETVRLCLGFLDDAVARGLFVASMLNAGLQSPVLLPRQSASPPGQQEVSPGVSVSGPSSAVVSSPAVEDRRSCKLLAEHCILALCNASQRKYQRCRQVLDAHRQVQSLLTAYDDTLMSSVNPIYPPVPASSTASRLQQDGEADTEACFDASQAARSVAATKGGKGGGDSGKKKKEPAKRSVVPGKSSGSETSLQGSSKEEPSRVCAGGDKAVVRGGEGAEVWVGKQN
- a CDS encoding hypothetical protein (encoded by transcript TGME49_245995) gives rise to the protein MAELLRIPKPPQGVSAGGVDDLFDLKGQPERQKRAGESSQTRNATTPIAPCAERGKPLAMPLRLRCMYTWRRTWPRESSLSRRLC